Proteins encoded by one window of Tunturibacter psychrotolerans:
- a CDS encoding class II aldolase/adducin family protein has protein sequence MIEECIGRPEVELRRELVQFGRWLSRLGFMPGTSGNLSVRLDQERLLVTPTGMSKYLMRAADMVIVDLEGRQLAGSRKVTSELSMHLAVYQMRADVEAVVHSHPPIATAFACAGRALDEMLCQEAVMTLGSVPLAQYATTGTDEVAASLRPFIPHHTAILMANHGAVAYGPTLLDAFLKMETVEHLAHIRLVAHQLGSSQTLNDTQLEDLFRAKQKYIRNAT, from the coding sequence CGAAGAATGTATCGGCCGACCAGAAGTTGAACTAAGGCGTGAACTCGTCCAGTTCGGAAGATGGCTCTCTCGACTCGGCTTTATGCCCGGGACCTCGGGAAACCTCTCTGTCCGGCTCGATCAGGAGCGCCTGCTGGTCACGCCCACCGGCATGAGCAAGTACCTCATGCGCGCGGCCGACATGGTCATCGTTGACCTTGAGGGGAGGCAGCTCGCAGGTTCAAGAAAGGTCACCAGCGAACTCAGCATGCACCTCGCCGTCTACCAGATGAGAGCCGACGTGGAGGCCGTCGTCCACTCCCATCCTCCTATCGCGACCGCCTTCGCCTGTGCCGGCCGCGCCCTCGACGAGATGCTATGCCAGGAAGCCGTCATGACCCTCGGCTCGGTCCCCCTGGCCCAGTACGCCACCACCGGAACCGACGAGGTCGCAGCCAGCCTAAGGCCCTTCATCCCCCATCACACCGCCATCCTCATGGCCAATCACGGCGCAGTAGCCTATGGTCCCACCCTTCTCGACGCCTTCCTCAAGATGGAGACCGTCGAACACCTCGCCCACATACGCCTCGTCGCTCACCAACTGGGCTCCTCGCAAACCCTCAACGATACCCAACTCGAAGATCTCTTTCGAGCAAAACAAAAGTACATTCGCAACGCAACCTAG
- a CDS encoding RNB domain-containing ribonuclease — translation MSTLTFDLVAAAAAEMVREGFHTEFPDGSEAQVAAIRAAEGAKPDAEVRDLRGLLWSSIDNDTSRDLDQIEVAESVGDGVRVRVGVADVSGSVGKDTPLDRHAADQTQTVYTAVRNFSMLPTELSTDLTSLNEEEDRAAMVVEFVVDVEGKVQATSIYKAEVRNRAQLAYSHVGPWLEGKAGPDAKVAASTELQGQLRLQDEAAVKLRAQRVKMGALEFNRVEADPVVVDGKVQSIGTAFHNRASDLIEELMIAANETMARTLRAAKRSSIRRVVKSPERWARIVELVGRYGTVLPAQPDSGALNAFLQAQRQVDAVHYPDLSLAIIKLMGPGEYVLARGDEEEQQGHFGLAAQDYSHSTAPNRRFVDLVTQRVVKAMLSGEAAPYSDEELETIAKHCNERESAARKVERAMLKRVAAVALAGSVGKSFHGVITGANDKGTYVRVFDPPVEGKVVRGEQGLDVGDTVEVTLLHTDPQHAFIDFAHG, via the coding sequence ATGTCTACCCTTACTTTTGACCTGGTTGCTGCCGCCGCTGCTGAGATGGTTCGCGAAGGCTTTCATACGGAGTTTCCTGACGGCAGCGAGGCGCAGGTGGCGGCGATTCGCGCGGCTGAGGGAGCGAAGCCTGATGCGGAGGTACGTGATCTGCGCGGGTTGCTGTGGTCTTCGATCGATAACGATACATCGCGGGATCTGGATCAGATCGAAGTGGCTGAGAGTGTGGGCGATGGCGTACGCGTGAGGGTGGGAGTCGCGGATGTGTCGGGATCGGTGGGGAAGGATACTCCGCTCGATCGGCATGCTGCGGACCAGACGCAGACGGTGTACACAGCAGTGAGAAACTTTTCGATGCTGCCGACGGAGCTTTCGACGGATTTGACTTCGTTGAATGAAGAGGAAGACCGGGCGGCGATGGTGGTTGAGTTTGTGGTTGATGTTGAGGGAAAGGTGCAGGCAACGAGCATCTACAAGGCAGAGGTGCGGAACAGGGCACAGCTTGCGTACAGCCATGTGGGGCCATGGCTGGAAGGGAAGGCGGGGCCGGATGCGAAGGTGGCTGCTTCTACGGAGTTGCAGGGGCAGCTGCGACTGCAGGATGAGGCGGCGGTGAAGCTGCGGGCGCAGCGGGTGAAGATGGGGGCGCTGGAGTTCAACCGTGTGGAGGCTGATCCGGTGGTGGTGGATGGGAAGGTGCAGTCGATCGGTACGGCGTTTCATAACCGGGCGAGCGATTTGATTGAAGAGTTGATGATTGCTGCGAATGAGACAATGGCCCGGACGCTGCGGGCGGCGAAGCGGTCGTCAATTCGCAGGGTGGTGAAGTCGCCGGAGCGATGGGCACGGATTGTGGAGTTGGTCGGGCGGTATGGGACTGTGCTGCCGGCTCAGCCTGACTCTGGTGCGCTGAATGCGTTTTTGCAGGCGCAGCGTCAGGTGGATGCGGTGCATTATCCGGACCTGTCGCTGGCCATTATTAAGCTGATGGGGCCGGGCGAGTATGTGCTGGCTCGGGGCGATGAGGAAGAGCAGCAGGGACACTTCGGACTGGCGGCGCAGGATTATTCGCACTCGACGGCGCCGAACCGGCGGTTTGTTGATTTAGTGACGCAACGGGTGGTGAAGGCGATGTTGAGTGGGGAGGCTGCTCCCTATAGTGACGAGGAGCTTGAGACGATTGCGAAGCATTGCAACGAACGAGAATCTGCTGCGCGCAAGGTGGAGCGGGCGATGTTGAAGCGAGTGGCCGCGGTGGCGCTGGCGGGGAGCGTGGGGAAGAGCTTCCATGGCGTGATCACCGGGGCGAATGATAAGGGGACCTATGTGCGGGTGTTCGATCCGCCGGTGGAGGGGAAGGTGGTGCGGGGAGAGCAGGGGCTAGATGTGGGGGATACGGTCGAGGTGACGCTGCTGCATACCGACCCGCAACATGCGTTTATCGACTTTGCGCATGGGTGA
- the mtnA gene encoding S-methyl-5-thioribose-1-phosphate isomerase: MIPTLEWLPTGVNFLDQTKLPLEETYVLATDYKQVATVIRDMIVRGAPAIGVSAAMGMAIGIDRSTATTLPVLTEEVALIAKTLAETRPTAVNLFWGIEEIRSLYVELVAKDTTIPEIKASVVAKARRMYDEDIAACKQMGAHGASLLPKEGTVLTHCNAGALATCGYGSALGVIRAAIERGHKIDVFADETRPFLQGARLTAWELMKDNIPTTVLCDNMAASLMRQGRIQAVIVGADRIAANGDVANKIGTYGVAILAKEHNIPFYVAAPWSTLDLATAHGDLIPIEQRAATEVTHSNGKQMTPHGVAIENPAFDVTPAKYVTAIITERGVLTAPYNQSIKAMATQTESELTTV, encoded by the coding sequence ATGATTCCCACACTCGAATGGCTCCCTACCGGCGTTAACTTCCTCGACCAGACCAAACTCCCCCTCGAGGAGACCTACGTCCTCGCCACCGACTACAAACAGGTCGCAACCGTCATCCGCGACATGATCGTCCGCGGAGCCCCCGCCATCGGCGTCTCGGCCGCCATGGGCATGGCCATCGGCATCGACCGCAGCACCGCGACCACCCTCCCTGTCCTCACCGAAGAGGTCGCCCTCATCGCAAAGACCCTCGCTGAGACCCGCCCCACCGCCGTCAACCTCTTCTGGGGCATCGAAGAGATCCGCAGTCTCTACGTCGAGCTCGTCGCCAAAGATACCACCATCCCAGAGATCAAAGCCTCCGTCGTCGCCAAGGCACGCCGCATGTACGACGAAGACATCGCCGCCTGCAAGCAGATGGGCGCCCACGGCGCATCGCTCCTCCCCAAAGAAGGCACCGTCCTCACCCATTGCAACGCCGGCGCCCTCGCCACGTGCGGCTATGGCTCAGCCCTCGGCGTCATTCGTGCCGCCATCGAGCGCGGCCACAAGATCGACGTCTTCGCCGACGAAACCCGTCCCTTCCTCCAGGGTGCCCGCCTCACCGCCTGGGAGCTCATGAAGGACAATATCCCCACCACCGTACTCTGCGACAACATGGCCGCCTCCCTCATGCGACAGGGCCGCATCCAGGCCGTCATCGTCGGAGCCGACCGCATCGCCGCCAACGGCGACGTCGCCAACAAGATCGGCACCTACGGCGTAGCCATCCTCGCCAAAGAACACAACATCCCCTTCTACGTCGCCGCCCCCTGGTCCACCCTCGACCTCGCCACTGCACACGGCGATCTCATCCCCATCGAACAGCGCGCAGCTACTGAGGTCACTCACTCCAACGGCAAGCAGATGACCCCGCACGGAGTAGCCATAGAAAACCCCGCCTTCGACGTCACCCCGGCCAAGTACGTCACCGCCATCATCACCGAGCGTGGCGTCCTCACCGCTCCCTACAACCAATCCATCAAGGCCATGGCCACCCAGACCGAGTCCGAGCTCACAACGGTCTAG